AGCTCctcataaacctatatagaatacatttttttaaatataccatGTGTATACAGATTACAATGTTCATTACAGTACAGAAAAAATAATACCTCTTGTAATCTACTTTGAACAGATGTGTCTCCTTGCTCCACTAATCCCTCTAATTTTTTACATTCTGTCAACAATTCTTTACATTTCTCATCTGCATTGAGTACTACTTCAACAGCTGGTGTATCATCAGCAATAACTTCTTGTTCGCAATATAAAACATCTATGTTTGGAGGAATGGCAAATAATCTTTTCGCTATATGACGCAATAAAGTAGTTTTTCCATGACTGAAAAGTAAGTTACAATTACACACAGTTACATGCTATAAGAGGTATGCTTGTTTCATCGATCATTCAAAAGTGCATACCCATTTGGCCCTACCAGGCCATAACGTCTTCCCTGGGCTATCAAGAGGCTGGCATTGGTGAAGAGCTCTTTCCCTTTAGCAGCAATACTGAAATTCTCTACCTTGATGTCGACGGCATTCTCTAATTGTTGATTAGTGCGTTGTTGAGTCTGAGACTGGGAGACGGTGAAATTGCTTTCGAGTTCGCTGTGACCCTGGCCACCGGTCTTGGTTAACATTTCCATCGTTTTCTCATATTCCTGCTGTTTCTtaagtttcttcttttccttatgAGTTAGCTTCCTTCCCGGCTCCTCCACGCCCATTTCGGATATCTTTTCCGTGACATCCGAGACTTTCTTATCAGTTGACATGCTGAAACGTGCTCACCTGGTTCACCCAACCTCACTCTCCATACTTTCACGGCAATGCCTGGCAATGAGGAAAATCGTGAAACACGTGGCGCCATCCAGCCAACAGTATATTTTATCATACTGCGGTTTTCTGTGTGCATATATAACCGTCTATGCAGCAATCGTATGAGAATCCACGAAGAAAATGCAATGAAAATcaataatggaaaaaataaagaagaaaaggtAAACCCTGAGACTCAtaggtattttattattcttcgtGTACCCTGATTGATCGATGCTCTAAACGGGCAATGAAATGAATGCAGTATCCAATGTCTCACTTTCACTGGACATTGCTGTTTCTAATTCTTGCATAACCAATAAGAAACTTTTAACTCGATCATAAACGATCTATGAGTAACTTTTTTCATGCAACAAATAAACCACCATTCCTTACGTCTATGAAAGAATAGAACAGACCAAAATGTCAAAATTACAAGAAACAGAGAATAGACTACAATTAACGAACGCACGATTTGTAGCGTACTTAGAGAAACATCGAATATACGAACTATTTCACGTAAATAACCAATTCACATCTCTAACCAATATTTCCGATTTCGATCCTTTCGATCGGTAAAATTCTTGAAATCGTCTCCACAGAACATCGCGACTGAATTGGTCGTTCACGAACCGGAAGAccatattgtatttattaaacaataccTCGAGAATGTCGCGAAAAGACTCGACGCCGTCAAGATTATTCTAATCGCGCCACCAGCGTTCGGTAAAACAAGCAAAAAATGGAAACGAGTCTTcgggatatttttataaaagagaaatattatttccatgCAGACAGGACGGCTCTAGCCGAAGCTCTTCGCGACGAGTTAGGTGTTCATCCGTTCACGGTGAAAGAGCTGCGGAAAGTTTGCGAAAAGGACAACGTAAAATAGCCAACCGATCTTTCTTTACGTTCGAAGCAATAAACTCTTAATGATCGACACTTTCCTTAGGAGACCTGTCATTGCGCGGAATCAGAGGATCTCGCGTTTGCCATGAAAAAGATTTTAGAGACCGACGCTCTGCACGCGTGCGGATGGATTCTCGTTGGTAAAAATCAGAAACTTTCAGACTATTCTTTCAAATTTACATTTCTCTGcgacaatattttttcttttgataGTCTGATTAGcttaacacgtcgaacgccgcaTAATTTCGTAGAGCAAAACACAAAATGGGGaggatataatattaaatcatttgattgagttgcattattattattattactattattattactattattattattattgttgttgttgttgcacGTTGATCtgactgaatgtcaccgcattaggcagcGTCATtcataacatagaaatgttttcaaagaatcatcgtttaattgagtgaattgtagtaatttgatttggtgggggtcaccagtgacccccatgacattcagcgtgttaaaaagaatattttgctaCATTGTTTAGACTTGCCAAGAACGAAGAAGGAAGCACGAGTGTTCCAGCGCGCCGGAATAATACCAACGCACGTGATACAGTTAACGATCTCAAAGGAATTAGGTATACAGATAAAAACGAATTGTTTCAGCTATATAGTTagcgtaattcttcttcgtagACAATTGGGAGAATGTTTGTACAAACGACAGCACGTGTCGTCTGTACAAACCGATCGATTCGACGGGAAAATCGGAGCAACATCGTTACGAGAAATGTTTACGAGGACTGAAGGAGGCGTACGCGAGCTGTTTGATAGTCAGTCTTCGACGCGAATttgtaattaacactggaactaccgtaacagtcaaaatgactgctttgatctttttgtttcgcaattattgatatctcaaaagcattcaataattgaaatgatcttgaaaattagtttcatttcACTGCTATAAAGAATGTCTAAAAGAACTGACagtaatctattgtcacaatttttacacGGAtgacatattaatcgtattaaccctttgcactcgagaggcgcctttccttagaattcaatattaaatttttatacaatgcatcaacacagggaacatcgaaataagataggtttgttacttaatttacgcaaggtatttctttatgttagttgtaaaacatatcattgatatttcatcagataatgaatgtttgttgaaaaaaatattctcgagtgcaaattaaatgctcggtagttctagcgttaagagcAATCAATTCGACGATTAAACGGTTCATCGACAGGAAGTCGAGGTCGGAGTTAGAACCATGGACGAGCTCGGGAAGGACTGCGCGAAACTGGCGAAGATTAAGAGACACAACGGAGCTCCGTCTCTCTTTCGTATCGCGCTGATTGGGTCCAGGGGATCTGGATGCACGACGTTGGCGAAATATTTGGCCGAGCGATTCAATCTGGTCCACGGTAATGGTCGAATCCTTCTGAACGTAAGGAATCGTATTTCCTCTAACACTAGTCGTTCATTTCAGTCGATTACGATTACATAGCAGAACAGGTCCGCCTGCAGCAGAATCCTTTGGGAGAGCTGATCCGAATGTTCGAGCTCGAATGGGGGCAAAGGCCCAAGCCGGAGATCAGGATAAAGATCGTCGAGGTATAAAGAAGCGAGCGGtcactgttaacacgttaagcgccacgaaaatcttaagcgttttcccatagagtttgtctttcgtagcaaagaaaagtaggaatacttatgaattgtttggcgttgcaacgtttgcgttacactattatcaacctagttgctttattaaacatttttatttcacatcggttgtcttgtatgttacgattgtttttcagtcattcagaagcgtcagtcactgacatggcgcttaacgtgttaagctgTTCCTTAGTATCGTTTAAGCTAACACTTACGATGGAATAtgtttagaaatacatattcggCTACGAATGTCTGAAAAGGGGTTGGGTTTTAACCGGATATCCGAAGACGGTAGACGATTTTAAGCTGCTAGACCTCAGTTCTACCCCTCCGAACAGGTTACACAATTTCATGAGTATTTTCCGGAAGCAAATAAGGGTGTCGTTGAACATACCAAACGTTTCAGAGTGATATTCGTCGAAGCGAGCGGAGATGTTTGCAGAGAAAGGCTGCTCGATCGTCGCTATAACATCGTCACGGGCAGCAAACACGATTTGTCCACGAAAAGTCACGATCGCGATTGCGAATTAGGCGTCCACCCGAGGGACTACAGGCTGATCGTCGAGCGAGATGTAAAGATTTCTCCCTTAACCTGTAAACCGGAGAAGAGATGACTCGACTGTGTCGAACAATGCGAGCTTCcgtaattcatttttcttttattccgcGAGGATTCTTTGTCACTCGGGGTAACATTATGGTTAGATTTCACGGATCATGCATGACTTCGGATTGCTATCAGCTTGTCACGAGCGATGATATTATCCGGTTGACAGTTTAGAATAAATGCTTCGAATTGTTGACGATCCTAATCGTAGATAAACCGCAGCTACAGGAATTCGAAGAGAATGTAGCGGACATGATGCGGTACGCGGGCGAATCCGCAGTGAAGATCGATGGAAACGAGAATGAAAAGGCCGTCCGGGAAAAGGTGGAGGCATGTTTAATGCGTCCAGCCCCGAATCAACAATTGAGGGTACCAAAGGCTCCGCCTGAGATCGACCCAATGAACATTGAATTCGATCCCGACGACGAACCCGATTCCAACGCTTTCAACGATCCTTGCGCGTTTAAGTCGGCATACGATTTCCTCTGAGAAAGAACTTATAGTACTTAAATCAATACTCTCATGATCAGTAGAAAAGAAATCGCAATTTTTTCTAGAGAATTTTCAGGCTTGTCAACAAGTACGAATAGATCTATCGCGAAGGGGAGTATCTGAAAGTTCCCACCCCTTGCGAGGGTGAAAGTTCCGTGACTTCTAACGAGTCCTGTTGTCCTGGTAGTTTAGGCATCCGTCTCCGCAACATTATAGATTTCGAACTCGAACACAGATGTTCCCCTTATATTCGTATCGACAATTAACgtagtaaatagtaaattaacatttacaattcattaattaaaatcatcGTTTCCCcagaaagaataaattattctatatctGATCACTGGAATTTATTACATTCGTTGGACTCGTGAACGAGTTAAGGGTAGAAAAAGTGCTTTCGTTTCGAAAATGTACATAATAGGGCAGAAGCTAAAGTATACTCTGCATCGAATTCTGAAACTCGAAGGATAATCTTCGGAATGTTCACGGTTAAGATTTTCTTAGAAAAAGTACAAGGACCGTAGCCTTACGAGTTTTTAGGGTTCCCTTTGGACTCCACTTTGTTTATTACATGCATATATGTTCACATATTCCACGTTACATGTATCACCAGGGATTGAACGTTCTCACTTTCCAATTTTACTGGCCATGGAAAAGCAATATACGAAAAAAGAACGGATTAGAGTGACGCGACGCCTACGTTAATGGGGATAATTGCCTCAAACGCGAAGCATATTTCCGGATTAAGGGTGCATAGTGCGTGGTAGGTCGCTCGCCGTCGCAGGACACGCGCAGGACTTTCTTCGGGGGATGAAATCCTGGCCTCCTCGCCCTCCAGTTGACAAGTCTTTTCTTTTCTGAAGAGCGATTTCCCGAATTACACTCGATGTTCTCGATATTAGGAGAGCACATCCGCCAGGAATCGAATTGTAAATATCATCGACTCGTTGACATTTACATTCCGCGCGGTAATCACGCGAATCGAAATTTTCCGAGTTTCCCGAAAGCCAACGAAAAGCCTAAGTTTCACGCTGCCCAACTGGCGATCGTTTATTTTAACGAGCATGTAAAAAAGAGCGTCTTCTCGTAAATCTACGCCGATTAATTGAACCCGCCGTCGTACCCCCGATAGGCGATTCCTGTTACAGGAAACTGCGTAAACACCGGAAGGAAACAGGAAGTCGGAACATAGGGAAGTAGCGGCGAACGGAGGTCTACCGTTCGGAACGGTTAACGAAAAAGCGCTTTCCAAGGCAAGTGGCTCTTCCTTCCCTTGGCAACAGGACGAACGTCGAACAGCCGATAATCAATGAACGACGACTCTTCCTTTCGCTTTTACACGGTATTATCCGTTCGAAATTACTGCCCCGCAAGGTAAGATCCGAAACTATCTCTCCGCCAGTGGTAGCGCTGCGCGTCACGCCTGACGGACACGACGGTTTCTCGCAGAACGATCATTTTTAGACAGGTCAACAAAGCGTCGCGCGAGCGACAAACGATAGACGAAACTTCAAAAGACGAAATAAGCTCCGATAACAGGATAGAAGGAAGCGAGGACAGCGTGCCAGGACATCCCCTGCGATTCCATCCTTCTGGAGAGCCTGCAGCCCTATATCCCGAAAACGCGGCGAGCATGTGTCGAGGACGAGCGGCGTACACCATGACCACCATACACGTCCGAAGGAATTTTTTTTTCCCGGCGAACCGCAGACGCATTAGGCTCGCATAACGCGGCGACAATTATCCGGACCGACCAGACGGACCTGGACAGGTTCGTCCCGACCGGCATGCTATCCTGGAAAC
This portion of the Nomia melanderi isolate GNS246 chromosome 11, iyNomMela1, whole genome shotgun sequence genome encodes:
- the LOC116434832 gene encoding adenylate kinase 8 is translated as MDYVQYLSDSEGDSSADAPTANHARTRHDPAVPRDPLSNSDLCFSFEDFPTTTARCSAVNPDASRLDLPRTKKEARVFQRAGIIPTHVIQLTISKELDNWENVCTNDSTCRLYKPIDSTGKSEQHRYEKCLRGLKEAYASCLIEVEVGVRTMDELGKDCAKLAKIKRHNGAPSLFRIALIGSRGSGCTTLAKYLAERFNLVHVDYDYIAEQVRLQQNPLGELIRMFELEWGQRPKPEIRIKIVEKYIFGYECLKRGWVLTGYPKTVDDFKLLDLSSTPPNRVIFVEASGDVCRERLLDRRYNIVTGSKHDLSTKSHDRDCELGVHPRDYRLIVERDLQEFEENVADMMRYAGESAVKIDGNENEKAVREKVEACLMRPAPNQQLRVPKAPPEIDPMNIEFDPDDEPDSNAFNDPCAFKSAYDFL